The genomic interval AAGAAGCTTTGAAAATTGCCGGGAGTTTTAGCGTTGATGAAAACGGCGAAATTTTGAGCAATACAAAATACGGAATGAGAAAAAGCGAGTTTTAGATGAAAAACTTAAAAGAAGCCTACAAAACTTTAAAAGAAATTTTCCCGGAAGCTATAGATGTAGGAAGTGAAAACATAGAGCAGCCGGGACTTTATCTTCTTTTAAATTCTCTAAAAAAAGAAAGTATAGGGATAGATAGAGTAAGTTTTAAACTTTATCTTGCGGCAAGAAGCCTGAATGACGATAATTTGGGTTTGATTGACAAACTTGACGAAATAAGACTTAGAGCTGTTAAACAGGTAAAAAATTTAAAAGATGATTTAAGTCAAAGTTTAGAGTTTTTGGGTTTTAAAGACAGTCTTTATATATATGTTTTTGAAATTGATTTTAAGATTTTTAGGAGTGAAAAAAATGATAAATAAACTTTTTTATATTGTATTAGCCGCTCTTATTTTTGACGTTATTATTGCTTTTTATCAAAATTTTCAAATAAGGGCAAAAAACAAAGAAATTGCAGAACTAAGCGATAAAATTTTATTGTGTAATAATAAATTCACGCTTTGCGATGCCTATTTGCAAAAACAAAATGCAGCCATAAAAGACTTGAAACTGAAAAAGTCCTTTGAACCCACTGATACAAGCAAAATTGAAAAAGTTTTCATAAAAGATAAAACTTGCGAGGGCGAATTAAAGGCATACAAGGAGCTTTTTAATGAGTGATGATTTAATTTTTATGTTTATGGTTTTTATTACTTTGATTTTACTTTGCGGGTGTAGTGCAAAAAATGCACAAGTGACGTATAAAGACGTTTTAATCCCCGTTAGATGTGATATTAAAATGCCTTTAAAACCGCGAAATGACGGCACTTTTGAAGCGCATAAAAAGCTTATGATTTATTATCTGGAATGCGAAAACACGCTTAAATATTGTTTAGGAAAAGACAATGAATGAAAAAATAATAACAGAAAGCGGAAATTTTATAGCTAGTGCTGATAAATGGGGTGTTACAGGGCTTAGCGTATTTTTTACGCTTATTATTATAGGAGTTGTATTTTTCTTTATGTGGTTTATCGTCAAAGAGCTCAAACGCTCGGTTGACGGCAACACTGAAGCTATAAAAGATAGCGGCGAGATAAGCAAAGAAATAGTAAAAACTCTCAGCCAACACAACGAAAAAGCAAATTTAACCGCTCAAATCACAGACAAAATTTCAAAAACGCAAGATGAAATTCATAGCGACGTGAAAGAGATATTAAGGAGAACAGAAAATGGCAAATTTTGATAAAAGTTATGATGAACTTTTAAAACTCGAATTTAACAATCCTAAAAATGCTTTGCATAAAAACCCGGGCGAAAACGGGCTTACATTTATGGGAATATGTGAAAGTGCAAATTCTAATTTCGTCGGCTGGATAAAAATCAAAGACGTGCTTAAAACTTGCGGACAAATGGAAAAAGCAAGCGAAATTTTATACAAAGATGAAGCGCTTAAACGTGAAGTAAAAGAGTTTTATAAGGCTAACTTTTGGGACAGTGCAAATCTTGGCGCGATTAAAAACGACAGGATTGCGGATCTGATTTTTAAATTCGGCGTAAATACGCACACAAAAACCGCTATTAAAAAAGCGCAAAAAACAGTAGGCGTAAAAGAGGACGGAATAATAGGAAAAATCACATTAAAGGCATTTAGCGAGATTAGCGAAAAAGATTTTGAAACAAAATATAAAAAAGAGTTTGAAATTTTTTATATGGATTTAGTGAGAAACAATCCCGAAAAATACGGGAGATTTTCAGGCGGCTGGCTAAACAGAGTGAAATTAAGTCAGGCGGACTTGGATTTTATTCGTTTAGCATAAAAATTAAAGGAGAAAAAATGGCAAGAGTTTTGAGTAGAACAGGGCTTAAAATCTGTGTTGAAGATGTGTCAGGGACTTATAAAAAACCGGAACAGGTTTTAAAAATCACAAGCAATATAACGCCAAAAGTCACAATGGATGAAGTGGAAATTCCAAATTTCGGCTTTTTTGGCGGGGCTAAAGATGTCGTAACGATAGCAGACTGGGGGCAAATGGAAATTGAAGCCACAACCTGCCTTTACAAAGACATCACATTTTATGACAATCTTTTTGCAATCTGCAATCTTAAAAAAGAAACAGATACAAACGGCAATTTCATTTATACACCGGACACTCACAGCGAAAAAACGGGAAGCATCGATTTGATTTTACCCGATAGAATATTCAAAGGCAAAGGCGCAAAAAGCAGCCTAAAGCTTGAGGGGAAAGTCGGAGACAAAGTAGAAATGACCTTTGGTATCAAAGCAGCCTATGACGGTGAAGTTGTAGAACCGCAAAACATCACGGACATAAAAGTGGGTGAAGCGCTTTTAATCAGGCGTCTTGGAAGTATGACGATTAACGGCACGGACATCAACCTGAGTGAATTCAGCTTTGATATGGGAAACGTGATTAACTATGAAAAATTCACGAACATAGGCGAGTTTCATATGTCAGATTACGAGCCAAAACTTACTTTGAAAATGCGCCTTGAAGCTGGGGCTGAAAGTGGCTTTAATGAGTTTGCAAACGGCACAACAATGAGTTTTGTTGCAATTTTTAAAGATAGCGAGGGAAAAGATATTTTCAAACTTGAAATTCCGCGTGCAAAAGTAAGCAAAGCGCCTGAATTTAATGATTTAGATGGTATTTACGTAATAGATAGAGAGTTTTTAGCCCTTTCGGATAAAGGCGACGACAACTTTAAAATCACATACTATAAACAAGCATAGGGGAATATAAATGATAAGAACAAAATATAACATTGAACTGAATATCGATGATGAAGTTTTTCACATAGAAGTTAGAGAACCTAATTTAAAGGAGAAAAAAGAGCTTGAATTAAGCGTAAAAGAAAGCAAAGAGCTTTTAAATAGCCTTAGTGAAAACGAAAATAAAAGAGCGAACCTAAACAGGCAAATAAAAGAGAACACAGAGATGATTGAAATAAATAAAGAGCTGTCTAAACAATCCATAAAAGATAAATTTTCTCTGTTTTTGGAAAATAAAACTCTTATAAAGAAAAACAAAGAGCTGAATTTAGAAATTAACAAGCTTAAGTTGCCTGATTTTACAGAAATAGATACGAAATTTGAAAACGCATTGAATATCAAAAACGAAATGCTTATAAGCGGAATTGATAAAGAGAAGCTCTTAAATGCATTAAAACAAAAAGGCATTAAAAATAGCTATTTTTGGGATATTTTGAGTAAAGAAATTGCAAAAGAGCAGGAAAAAAAGTAACCAGGCTTTGTGATTTTATAGCACAAAGCTATAAAAATAAAGAGTTACCGCCAACACCTAAAAATGCAGACGAAAAAGAGTTTTTTAACCTAAGAGGAATTGTTTTTTTAGAGGATGATTGGGAAAAAGTTATGTTTGATACTTTTTTAAGGGTTTTGGAGTTTAAAGATAGTTTTTATCTGAATTATGACCTTGCTAAAGAGTATTTAAAAGAGTATGAACTTGAAATAAAAGAGCATTACGAGATTTTAAAAACTATGTTAAATGCCCTTAATAAAGAGGTTTTAAAAGGAAGCGCGAAGTGACAAAAAATCTAAATATAAAAATAAATGTCGATACTAAAACAGGGCAAATAAGCATCTTAAATTCTGAATTTAAAGGCTTGACAAACAGCACCTCAAAAGCTTCCGAAAAACTTAAAAATTTAGATGGCTGCTTTGATAAAATAAGAGGCACTATTGTATCTTTAGTCGGCGGATTTCTAACAATAAAAACTGCTATGGATGCCTTAAACATAGCAGACAACTTCAAAAATTTAGAGGGACGATTAAGTCTTGTTTCAAATTCTCAAAACGAACTCATAGCTTCCACTCAGGCTCTTTTTGAAATCTCTCGCGACACAAGACAAAGCTTTGAGAGCACGGCGGGTCTTTATTTTCGCCTTGCCTCATCTGTAAAAGAACTTGGCTATTCACAACAAGAGCTTGCGGATGTCACAAGAACAATCAGTCAAAGTTTGATAATAAGCGGTGCTTCAGCCGACTCAGCGAACGCGGCTTTGGTTCAATTGGGGCAAGGTTTGGCAAGCGGAACGCTAAGAGGCGATGAACTAAACTCAGTCTTGGAGCAAAGCCCACGCCTTGCACAAATGATAGCCGATGGAATGGGAATAACCATAGGGGAGATTAGGAAAGTCGCAGAAGAAGGCAAAATAACAAGCCAAACCGTGATAGAAGCCGTAAAATCACAAGGCGAAGCTGTTTCAAGCGAGTTTGAAAAAATGCCTCTAACGGTAGGTCAAGCAACAACAAATGTCAAAACTTCCATTATGGAGTTGATTTCCGAGTTTGATAAAGCAACGGGAGCAAGCAGCACGGTTTCCGACTCCATAATGGAGATTTCCAATACAATAAGCAGCAACAAAACCGAAATAATAGAGTTTGGAAGAGATGTTTTCAGCTCTTGGAAAATGATGGCAACAGGAGTAATTCTTTTAGGAGAGGGAGTAATAAGCGGCTTTGATTTGATAATAAACGGATTTGGCGAAGTTGTAGCAAGAGTCGAGCTTTTAGGCAAACAAGGGCTATACAATATGACAAGTTGGCTAAGTGATAAAATAAATGATGTAATAGCTTTTTTTGAAGATGCATACAATAAAATAGCAAGCTTTTTCGGAGCTGAAATAAAAAAGTTTGATAGAGTGGATTTGAGGGTTGATTTAGGGATAGAGAAAAGTCTGGAAAAACTTAACGCCGCTACTGCAAAAACAGACGAAATAATCCAAAAAAGAGCTCAAAACATACAAAAATACACCGATAGCATAAAAAAAGATTTTGATGATATTGCAAATTTAAGAACCCAAAAAATAGAAAAAATAGAATTAAACACCAAAAGAGGGAAAAATACCGTTAAAGCACCCAAACAAAATACATCCGGCAAAGGAAAAAGCGCAGAACAAATAGCAAGAGAAAAAGAGCTTGCCATAAAAAAAGAGCTTGACAGACAGATAGAATATTACAAAGCTATAGGTGATTTAACAAATCAACGCCTTAAAGAAAAAGAAAAAGAAACCTTGCGCTTAAAAGAGCTAGGACTTAATAACCTCCAAATTCAGGAGTATTTCGCAAAAGAAGAAACAAAATGGAAAAATGATGAGCTTAAAAAAGCAGCTTGAAAACTTGGAATGCTACTACGAATTAGTCGGAGAAAAAGCAAAAGCCGGAAATGTAAGAGCTAAAATAAATGCTATGGATATGCAAAGTAGCGGCAACTACACAAACGAGCAGATTGCAGATGCAAATTTTGGAAGCGAGCAGCAAAAAACCAACTATGATACGCTAAACAGCGCTATGGGATATGATACAGGAATCAGCGGTGAGCTTGCGACAAGGCTGTCCGCAATTGATGAATTTCACGATGCCGAACTTGCAAGGATTACGGAGCACTACGCTTTGCTGGAAGATACCAAAGCAAATCATATTGCAAAAGAGCAGGAGATGGACAGACTTGCAATCCAGACCAATCTAAGTTATGCAAGTGCGGGATTTGACGCACTGGGCGGACTTGCAAAAATGTTTTACGACGCAAGCGGCGGCGAAAATAAGGCTGCGCTTCGTGCATATCAGGCAATGATGGTCGGTAAAGCTATCGTAAATACCTATACGGCTGCTACAAATGCTTACGCAAGTGCAGGAAACCCGTATCTTGGAGCGGCTCTTGCAGCTCTAGCAATAGCGCAGGGAATGGCTCAAGTTGCACAAATCAAAGCGCAAAAATTCCACACAGGCGGTATGGTAGGCGGCGGAAATTTGAAAAACGATGAAGTAAATGCAGTGCTTTTAAAGGGCGAATATGTATTAAATCGCGAACAAACCAAACAATTAAAAGACAGCGCCTCAGCACCGCAAACCGAACAAGGCGGCGGAATAACAATAGTAAATACCGTAGATCCGCATTTGTTTGAGACTTGGGCGGAAAGTAGAAGCGGCAGAAAAGTAATAAAAAACATAGTAGGAGCATAGATATGGCATACAGCAATGGCAGTGTAAATGGGATATTCAAGCTTTTGGATAAAATCAAAGAAACCGCTGTAAATGCAGGTTGGCAAGTGCTTGGCGAAAAAGAAATTCCATACACAAACATACCACGCGGCGGAGCGCATTTCACGGTAGAAAAAGGAAGTGGAGCAATAAGCCAAAATCAAACCGAAAACGCAAACAACTTAACAGTTATTTTTCCGCGCCCCGTTAATTTAAACTCAGTAACTTTTAAAGGTATTGAAAAAATCACGATAAACGGCGTATTATTTGACCAATCAAGAGAGCTGATAGGCACGGAAATTACTGATAATACGGAGTTTAGCGATGAAATAAAAGTTAAAAAGTATATTCAGATTGAAGCCGTAGGAAGCGCGAACTTCAGTAATTTTGATTTGAATTTTAGCTGTGAGACAAACATCATTTTGCAAAAAGATTTAATAATCACAAACGCTGACGATAATAATCAGGTAATTTTAAATTTCAGCGCTTTTATAGAGCCTGACGGACGCTCAAACATTGCCATAACTTCAAGCACCGGTTACAGCCAAACTCTACCCATAGAAAAACAATTAAACGCAAAGCTTGGTTATATTTTAGCTGATGACAAAGAGCTTAATTACCACATAAGTTTTAACAATAACAGAATGCTTTTAAATTTAAGCATTTATCGCCCTGATGATGCCGTGCAAAAAAATGAAGTAAGGCAAATTATTTACCTTGGGCGCATCCGCATTTACGGCGGTGAGTGGGCAATCCCCGATTGCAACTTAATATTATCAAGCTACGAAAACACCAAATGGAACAACTACAAAGGCTGCAACATCTTAAACCCATATCTTTTTTGCGCTAATGCTTGGAAGCAGATAAACGCTACAGCATTTAACAGCTCTACATTTGACGCGTCAAACTGCGATATCGTAAGCCCTCCAAACGGAGAAATGTTTAGTGCACCTATCATTTTAAGCGACACCTATAATATCTACGGAGAAATTGACGGAATTTACAACTTAATAATGGCGGACGGTATAAATTACAGCGATGAAATAGCAATAGAAAACAACCCTTATATCGTGGTTGCAGATAACATAGG from Campylobacter hominis ATCC BAA-381 carries:
- a CDS encoding tape measure protein, with the protein product MTKNLNIKINVDTKTGQISILNSEFKGLTNSTSKASEKLKNLDGCFDKIRGTIVSLVGGFLTIKTAMDALNIADNFKNLEGRLSLVSNSQNELIASTQALFEISRDTRQSFESTAGLYFRLASSVKELGYSQQELADVTRTISQSLIISGASADSANAALVQLGQGLASGTLRGDELNSVLEQSPRLAQMIADGMGITIGEIRKVAEEGKITSQTVIEAVKSQGEAVSSEFEKMPLTVGQATTNVKTSIMELISEFDKATGASSTVSDSIMEISNTISSNKTEIIEFGRDVFSSWKMMATGVILLGEGVISGFDLIINGFGEVVARVELLGKQGLYNMTSWLSDKINDVIAFFEDAYNKIASFFGAEIKKFDRVDLRVDLGIEKSLEKLNAATAKTDEIIQKRAQNIQKYTDSIKKDFDDIANLRTQKIEKIELNTKRGKNTVKAPKQNTSGKGKSAEQIAREKELAIKKELDRQIEYYKAIGDLTNQRLKEKEKETLRLKELGLNNLQIQEYFAKEETKWKNDELKKAA
- a CDS encoding glycosyl hydrolase 108 family protein translates to MANFDKSYDELLKLEFNNPKNALHKNPGENGLTFMGICESANSNFVGWIKIKDVLKTCGQMEKASEILYKDEALKREVKEFYKANFWDSANLGAIKNDRIADLIFKFGVNTHTKTAIKKAQKTVGVKEDGIIGKITLKAFSEISEKDFETKYKKEFEIFYMDLVRNNPEKYGRFSGGWLNRVKLSQADLDFIRLA